In Pseudoxanthomonas indica, the following are encoded in one genomic region:
- the tldD gene encoding metalloprotease TldD produces the protein MTTSLSLAEHRLLLPAGLDPHSLDRTFGTLLGPGIDFGDLYFQHTRRESWTVEDGIVKDGAHSIEQGVGVRAIAGEKTGFAYSDDIHAQALMEAARSARAIARDGAAHKPLALNRSSGRALYASADPIDAMDNTAKVEALRALDRYVRAADPRVQQVTVSLTGGLDTVLVARSDGVLASDVRPLVRLNVQVIVEQGGRRESGYAGMGGRYDYAELFAGGKPEDLAREALRQALVNLDAIDAPAGVMPVVLGSGWPGVLLHEAVGHGLEGDFNRKGTSVYAGRMGERVASPGVTIVDDGTLPGRRGSLNIDDEGTPTHCTTLIEDGVLVGYMQDTLNARLMGMAPTGNGRRESFAHLPMPRMTNTYMLAGQHDPEEMIRSVKKGLYAVNFGGGQVDITSGKYVFSATEAYLIEDGRITAPVKGATLIGNGPETMQKVKMIGHDLALDAGVGVCGKDGQSVPVGVGQPSLLIEGLTVGGTKAA, from the coding sequence ATGACGACCTCTCTCTCGCTTGCCGAACACCGCCTCCTCCTGCCGGCCGGCCTCGATCCGCACAGCCTGGACCGCACCTTCGGTACCTTGCTCGGCCCCGGCATCGACTTTGGCGACCTGTATTTCCAGCACACCCGCCGCGAGAGCTGGACGGTGGAGGACGGCATCGTCAAGGACGGTGCGCATTCCATCGAACAGGGCGTGGGCGTGCGGGCGATTGCCGGCGAGAAGACCGGCTTTGCCTATTCCGATGACATCCACGCGCAGGCGCTGATGGAAGCCGCGCGTTCGGCGCGCGCCATCGCCCGCGACGGCGCCGCGCACAAGCCGCTCGCGCTCAACCGCAGCAGCGGCCGCGCGCTGTATGCCTCGGCGGATCCGATCGATGCGATGGACAACACCGCCAAGGTCGAAGCACTGCGCGCGCTGGATCGCTATGTGCGTGCGGCCGACCCGCGCGTGCAACAGGTGACGGTCAGCCTCACCGGTGGCCTGGACACCGTGCTGGTGGCGCGCAGTGACGGCGTGCTGGCCAGCGACGTGCGCCCGCTGGTGCGCTTGAATGTGCAGGTGATTGTCGAACAGGGCGGTCGCCGCGAATCCGGTTATGCCGGCATGGGCGGCCGCTACGACTACGCCGAACTGTTTGCCGGCGGCAAACCCGAAGACCTGGCGCGCGAAGCGCTGCGCCAGGCGCTGGTCAACCTGGACGCCATCGATGCGCCGGCCGGGGTGATGCCGGTGGTGCTGGGCAGTGGCTGGCCGGGCGTTTTGCTGCACGAAGCGGTGGGCCACGGCCTTGAAGGCGACTTCAACCGCAAGGGCACCAGCGTTTACGCCGGTCGCATGGGCGAGCGTGTCGCTTCCCCGGGCGTGACCATCGTCGATGACGGCACGCTGCCGGGCCGTCGCGGCTCACTCAACATCGATGACGAAGGCACGCCGACCCACTGCACCACCTTGATCGAAGACGGCGTGCTGGTGGGCTACATGCAGGACACGCTCAACGCGCGCCTGATGGGCATGGCCCCCACCGGCAATGGTCGCCGCGAGTCGTTCGCGCACCTGCCGATGCCGCGCATGACCAATACCTACATGCTGGCCGGCCAGCATGATCCCGAAGAAATGATCCGCTCGGTCAAGAAGGGCCTGTACGCGGTCAATTTCGGCGGTGGCCAGGTCGACATCACCAGCGGCAAATACGTGTTCTCGGCCACCGAGGCGTATCTGATCGAAGACGGCCGCATCACCGCGCCGGTCAAGGGCGCCACGTTGATCGGCAACGGACCGGAGACCATGCAGAAGGTCAAGATGATCGGCCACGACCTGGCGCTGGACGCCGGCGTGGGCGTGTGTGGCAAGGATGGCCAGAGCGTGCCGGTGGGCGTGGGCCAGCCGTCGCTGTTGATTGAAGGGCTGACGGTGGGTGGTACCAAGGCGGCGTGA
- the yjgA gene encoding ribosome biogenesis factor YjgA — MRGRDPETGEFYSPSRSQQREDALEVRSLAEQLVALSAAKLAKLPIPEDLMPHIVETQRITSHIAHKRQLQFLAKQMRRESDETLEAIRDAMSAGGDAARRETALLHRAEHWRDRLLDEGDTALTALLEEYPQADRQKLRQLVRNAADEKAKNKPPHAYREIFRELRELLVDPAEAGDDQDDEA; from the coding sequence ATGCGCGGACGCGATCCCGAAACCGGTGAATTTTATAGCCCCAGCCGCAGCCAGCAGCGCGAAGACGCGCTGGAAGTGCGCAGCCTGGCCGAACAACTGGTGGCGCTGAGCGCGGCCAAGCTGGCCAAGTTGCCGATCCCGGAAGACCTGATGCCGCACATCGTGGAAACCCAGCGGATCACCTCGCACATCGCGCACAAGCGCCAGCTGCAGTTCCTGGCCAAGCAGATGCGGCGCGAAAGCGACGAAACGCTGGAAGCGATCCGCGACGCGATGTCCGCGGGTGGCGATGCCGCCCGCCGCGAAACCGCCCTGCTCCACCGTGCCGAGCACTGGCGTGATCGCCTGCTCGATGAAGGTGATACGGCGCTGACCGCGCTGCTGGAAGAATATCCGCAGGCGGACCGGCAGAAGCTGCGCCAGCTGGTGCGCAACGCCGCTGACGAGAAAGCGAAGAACAAACCGCCGCATGCATATCGCGAAATCTTCCGCGAGCTGCGCGAACTGTTGGTTGATCCGGCCGAGGCCGGGGATGATCAGGACGACGAGGCCTGA
- a CDS encoding polyprenyl synthetase family protein translates to MATESPAQVSADSPTHAQAPVFAAWVGRVEAMLERSLPGAGQAPQRLHAAMRHAVLGGGKRIRPLLVYAGGAVLGVEAEELDAPAAAVELIHAYSLVHDDLPAMDDDDLRRGRPTVHVAFDEATAILAGDALQTRAFEVLAQDGASAQVRLAWVQTLAHASGVAGMCGGQALDIDATGREQSLDELARMHAWKTGALIRASVRLGALAGGAEGATLERLDRFAAALGLAFQIRDDILDVEASSEQLGKTAGKDVAQAKSTYPALLGMEGAKARLAEQRQVMAQALSPFGADADALRALGELAVLRSH, encoded by the coding sequence ATGGCCACTGAGTCGCCGGCGCAGGTGTCGGCCGACTCGCCCACCCACGCGCAGGCCCCGGTGTTTGCCGCATGGGTCGGCCGGGTCGAAGCCATGCTGGAGCGCAGCCTGCCCGGCGCCGGGCAGGCGCCGCAACGCCTGCATGCCGCCATGCGCCATGCGGTGCTCGGCGGCGGCAAGCGCATCCGCCCCTTGCTGGTCTATGCCGGTGGCGCCGTGCTGGGCGTGGAAGCCGAAGAACTGGATGCACCGGCGGCGGCGGTCGAACTGATCCATGCCTACTCGCTGGTCCACGATGATCTGCCGGCGATGGACGATGACGATCTGCGTCGTGGTCGCCCCACCGTGCATGTGGCCTTTGACGAGGCCACGGCCATCCTGGCCGGCGATGCCCTGCAGACGCGCGCCTTCGAGGTGCTGGCGCAGGATGGGGCGAGCGCCCAGGTGCGGCTGGCCTGGGTGCAGACGCTGGCGCACGCGTCGGGCGTGGCCGGCATGTGCGGCGGCCAGGCGCTGGACATCGACGCCACCGGCCGCGAACAAAGCCTGGACGAGCTGGCGCGCATGCATGCCTGGAAGACCGGCGCGCTGATTCGCGCCTCGGTGCGCCTGGGTGCCCTGGCCGGCGGCGCCGAAGGCGCCACGCTGGAACGCCTGGACCGGTTTGCCGCCGCGCTGGGCCTGGCCTTCCAGATTCGCGACGACATCCTGGACGTGGAAGCCAGCTCGGAACAGTTGGGCAAGACCGCCGGCAAGGACGTGGCGCAGGCCAAGTCGACGTATCCGGCCTTGCTGGGCATGGAAGGGGCCAAGGCCCGCCTGGCCGAACAACGTCAGGTGATGGCGCAGGCGCTGTCGCCGTTCGGCGCCGATGCCGATGCGTTGCGCGCGCTGGGGGAGTTGGCGGTGTTGCGATCGCATTGA
- the pmbA gene encoding metalloprotease PmbA: protein MNSISTSTADDSLVRLENLAGISQRLLELARARGASSAEVSCSEERGLNVNVRMGEVETVESNRDRGIGVTVYFGQRKGSASTADLREESLESTVEQACAIARYTEDDEAAGLADADRMATDTREFDQWHPWTLDADAFVDLALACETAGRDADARIENSDGASVGSAESLSVYANSHGFIGRERSTQHTLGCALIAGRGDGMQRDGWYTTALMANALQAPDAVGREAAERTVARLQPRSLPTGEYPVMYSAEMARSLIGHLLGAVSGSALYRKASFLLDSVGQPLFPDWFSIEEQPFLQRGWRSAAFDAEGVATRESPLVSQGVLQRYLLGSYSARKLGLQSTGNAGGVHNLQVSSNAGGFRELLASMGRGLLITELMGQGVNAVTGDYSRGAAGFWIEDGAVAYPVDGITVAGNLRQMFSAIEAVGSDIDPRSHVACGSILIGRMTVAGAE from the coding sequence TTGAACAGCATCTCCACGTCCACGGCCGATGACAGCCTGGTCCGCCTGGAAAACCTGGCCGGCATTTCGCAGCGCCTGCTGGAACTGGCCCGCGCGCGTGGCGCCAGCTCGGCCGAGGTCAGCTGCAGCGAGGAGCGCGGCCTGAACGTCAATGTGCGCATGGGTGAAGTCGAGACCGTTGAATCCAACCGTGATCGCGGCATCGGCGTGACGGTGTACTTCGGCCAGCGCAAGGGCAGCGCCAGCACCGCGGACCTGCGCGAGGAGAGCCTGGAATCCACGGTCGAGCAGGCCTGCGCCATCGCCCGCTACACCGAGGACGACGAAGCCGCCGGCCTGGCCGATGCCGATCGCATGGCCACCGACACGCGCGAATTTGATCAATGGCATCCGTGGACGCTGGATGCCGATGCGTTCGTGGATCTGGCGCTGGCGTGCGAAACCGCGGGCCGCGATGCCGACGCGCGCATCGAGAATTCCGACGGCGCCTCGGTCGGCAGCGCGGAAAGCCTGTCGGTGTATGCCAATTCGCATGGTTTCATCGGCCGCGAGCGCAGCACCCAGCACACGCTGGGGTGCGCGTTGATCGCCGGTCGTGGCGATGGCATGCAGCGCGACGGCTGGTACACCACCGCCCTGATGGCCAATGCGCTGCAGGCGCCGGATGCGGTCGGCCGTGAAGCCGCCGAGCGCACGGTGGCGCGCCTGCAACCGCGCAGCCTGCCCACCGGCGAGTACCCGGTGATGTACAGCGCCGAGATGGCGCGCTCGCTGATCGGTCACCTGTTGGGCGCGGTGTCCGGCTCGGCGTTGTATCGCAAGGCGAGCTTCCTGCTGGATTCGGTGGGCCAGCCGCTGTTCCCGGACTGGTTCTCCATCGAGGAGCAGCCGTTCCTGCAGCGCGGCTGGCGATCGGCGGCCTTCGATGCAGAAGGCGTGGCCACGCGTGAGTCGCCGCTGGTGAGCCAGGGCGTGCTGCAGCGTTACTTGTTGGGCAGTTACTCGGCACGCAAGCTGGGCCTGCAGAGCACCGGCAATGCCGGCGGCGTGCACAACCTGCAGGTATCCTCCAACGCGGGTGGATTCCGGGAGTTGCTGGCGAGCATGGGGCGTGGCCTGCTGATCACCGAGTTGATGGGGCAGGGAGTCAATGCGGTCACCGGCGACTACTCGCGCGGTGCGGCGGGTTTCTGGATCGAGGATGGCGCAGTGGCCTATCCGGTAGACGGGATTACGGTCGCCGGCAACCTGCGGCAGATGTTCAGCGCCATCGAGGCGGTGGGCAGCGACATCGACCCCCGCTCGCACGTGGCCTGCGGCTCGATCCTGATTGGCCGGATGACCGTTGCCGGCGCCGAATGA
- a CDS encoding DUF4870 domain-containing protein has translation MSEFENATTPPPPPTTGGSTQEDRTMALVAHLLGILTSFIGPLVIWLINKDKNPNSFVVDQSKEALNFQITLVIVYIIGIILSVILIGALINLLAWLACIIFSIVGAVKANSGEAYRYPFALRLIK, from the coding sequence ATGAGCGAGTTCGAGAACGCCACCACCCCGCCGCCGCCGCCGACCACGGGCGGATCGACCCAGGAAGATCGCACCATGGCCTTGGTTGCGCATCTGCTTGGCATCCTCACCAGCTTCATTGGTCCGCTGGTCATCTGGCTGATCAACAAGGACAAGAACCCGAACTCGTTCGTGGTGGATCAGTCCAAGGAAGCGCTGAACTTCCAGATCACGCTGGTGATTGTGTACATCATCGGCATCATCCTGTCGGTCATCCTGATTGGCGCGCTGATCAACCTGCTGGCCTGGCTGGCCTGCATCATTTTCAGCATTGTTGGCGCAGTCAAGGCCAACAGCGGCGAAGCCTACCGCTACCCGTTCGCGCTGCGCCTGATCAAATAA